One genomic segment of Marinitoga piezophila KA3 includes these proteins:
- a CDS encoding sensor histidine kinase gives MKNRRLLKVLLITQLIALSITYFIYLYTPYFNIQISLIITELFVTTIGVIYYISTEMLFHTVKIEIKFLRRIIKILIFVFSFFSGVFIAEDLISRLLSYTFFSTEKYVLLIYSIIVLILTLLLIIIYYKLKNKIEENEKLKQEKLKAELKALRSKLNPHFLFNTLNTIIDLAYTSPEKVEQVVINLSDIYRKVLYSSDKDFCTVEEEISLIKEYLEIEKIRFGSRLKCNFEISKETLKLKIPPFILEPFVENAVIHGISPKKEGGIITIKTYLEKNTLFLEIWDNGSGTHKNIQYGFGINSVIERLNLIYKNNAEVKILKNKPSGVKVIILIKNIKGNEQ, from the coding sequence ATGAAAAATAGACGATTATTAAAGGTTTTGTTGATAACACAATTAATAGCCTTATCAATTACATATTTTATATATCTTTATACGCCATATTTTAATATACAAATTAGTCTGATTATTACGGAATTATTTGTTACAACTATAGGTGTAATATACTATATCTCAACAGAAATGTTGTTTCATACAGTAAAAATAGAAATAAAATTTTTAAGACGTATAATAAAAATTCTTATTTTTGTATTTAGCTTTTTTTCAGGGGTATTTATTGCTGAAGACCTCATTTCAAGATTGCTATCATATACTTTTTTTTCTACGGAGAAGTATGTTCTTTTAATATATAGCATAATTGTATTGATATTAACTTTACTTTTGATAATAATATATTATAAGCTTAAAAATAAGATAGAGGAAAATGAAAAGTTAAAACAGGAAAAGTTAAAAGCTGAATTAAAAGCATTGCGTTCAAAGCTAAATCCGCATTTTTTATTTAACACGTTAAATACCATAATTGATCTTGCGTACACATCACCAGAAAAGGTTGAACAGGTGGTGATAAACCTTTCAGATATATATAGAAAGGTATTATATTCATCAGATAAGGATTTTTGTACAGTAGAGGAAGAAATATCTTTGATAAAAGAATATCTTGAAATTGAAAAAATTAGATTTGGAAGTCGATTAAAATGTAATTTTGAAATTTCAAAAGAAACATTAAAATTAAAAATTCCTCCATTTATTCTGGAACCTTTTGTTGAAAACGCGGTTATTCATGGAATATCTCCAAAAAAAGAAGGAGGAATCATAACAATAAAAACATACTTAGAAAAAAATACGCTTTTTCTTGAAATTTGGGATAATGGTTCAGGAACACATAAAAATATTCAGTATGGTTTTGGAATAAACAGCGTAATAGAGCGATTAAATCTTATATATAAAAATAATGCTGAAGTAAAAATATTAAAAAATAAACCTTCTGGCGTAAAAGTGATTATTTTAATAAAAAATATAAAGGGGAATGAACAATGA
- a CDS encoding permease, with product MKSKIWLILKYSYQNKVRPRKNKKGIIKRRGPWGALFAYLFPMVIFGGTLAPIVYFMFKNLNVPLSQFGMNTPWNLLDIIFGMWFLTMGFMFFLNYSPAIVANLFESEITQLLLVMPVKRFEIYTASAIDSLIMAGIPLGMMIPVFVVYAMLMKTNIILTILAGLGYILFLMLLSNFGGVILSRFLTKTSAKRWTMIMYFVSIFLYVGGTNLLPSLVADNSLEELVAAFNKTIGLILNDFWPHTWVLKAMNGSITFLAILYVVISILGYFIYGISNTMEFNTSSGKKEKHSQKEISIKHSKFPMFKKDFKLLFRDSQTFFLILYPIFLPIIFIFTSESLEMIGTMYVLLSSMYAAMIALYSVTYEGKIWPIPKLYPLKPWELIFSKVLIPVFIFTLEYVILVIAIILMKKSSSIIFYSIIPIFLIILYSAILGVSMYLKNPKRDLSQKNVLNGKEVFILEGISLSFTLGIFVLGNLYIASLKNPSMKDKFIDWLFDSPFLYHFIGAGIPIFLLCLTIYLIVKETKKIHKLLISWE from the coding sequence ATGAAAAGCAAAATATGGTTAATATTAAAATATTCATATCAAAATAAAGTAAGACCCAGAAAAAATAAAAAAGGTATTATTAAAAGAAGAGGTCCATGGGGTGCATTGTTTGCATATTTATTCCCAATGGTTATATTTGGGGGAACTTTAGCACCTATAGTTTATTTCATGTTTAAAAATCTAAATGTACCATTATCGCAATTTGGTATGAATACTCCATGGAATTTGCTTGATATAATTTTTGGAATGTGGTTTCTTACAATGGGATTTATGTTTTTCTTAAACTATTCTCCGGCGATAGTTGCGAATTTATTTGAAAGTGAAATTACACAGTTGCTCCTTGTAATGCCGGTAAAACGATTTGAAATATATACAGCAAGTGCGATAGATAGCCTTATAATGGCTGGAATACCTTTGGGAATGATGATACCAGTATTTGTTGTATATGCTATGCTCATGAAAACAAATATAATTTTAACGATATTAGCTGGATTAGGTTATATTTTATTTCTTATGTTATTATCGAATTTTGGCGGAGTAATTCTTTCAAGATTCTTAACAAAAACTTCTGCAAAACGCTGGACAATGATAATGTATTTTGTAAGTATATTTTTATATGTTGGCGGGACTAATCTATTACCTTCACTTGTTGCTGATAATAGCCTTGAAGAACTTGTAGCTGCGTTTAATAAAACTATAGGGCTCATATTAAATGATTTCTGGCCACATACATGGGTTTTAAAGGCTATGAATGGGAGCATTACCTTTTTAGCAATTTTATATGTAGTTATATCTATTCTTGGTTATTTTATATATGGAATATCTAATACAATGGAGTTTAATACATCTTCAGGAAAAAAGGAAAAGCATTCTCAAAAAGAAATATCTATAAAACATTCAAAATTCCCGATGTTTAAAAAAGATTTCAAGTTGTTATTTAGAGATTCACAAACATTCTTTTTAATTTTATATCCAATATTTTTGCCAATAATATTTATTTTTACATCTGAATCACTTGAAATGATAGGAACAATGTATGTTTTATTATCCTCTATGTATGCTGCTATGATTGCATTATATTCGGTAACCTATGAAGGAAAAATTTGGCCAATTCCAAAATTGTATCCATTAAAACCATGGGAACTTATATTTTCTAAGGTTTTGATACCAGTATTTATATTTACATTGGAATATGTAATATTAGTGATAGCTATAATTTTAATGAAAAAATCATCATCTATTATATTTTATAGTATAATTCCAATATTTCTTATTATATTATATTCAGCTATTTTGGGAGTAAGTATGTATTTAAAAAATCCAAAAAGAGACTTATCGCAAAAAAATGTTCTCAATGGTAAAGAAGTGTTTATTCTTGAAGGAATTAGTTTAAGTTTTACTTTAGGTATTTTTGTTCTTGGAAATCTTTATATTGCATCATTAAAAAACCCTTCAATGAAAGATAAATTTATAGACTGGCTTTTTGATTCGCCATTTTTATATCATTTTATAGGCGCCGGGATACCAATATTTCTACTCTGCCTTACAATATATCTAATTGTAAAGGAAACAAAGAAAATTCACAAGTTACTTATTTCATGGGAATAA
- a CDS encoding LytR/AlgR family response regulator transcription factor: protein MIKCVIIEDEIHASNRLEKMLGNFEDIQICGKAFDGDEGVELIEKERPELVFLDINLPGKNGFEVLKSISYEPFVIFITAYQEYAIKAFEENAIDYLLKPFDLKRLKSSIERIYERKPRIKKEKIVEIDEFINKKANYQKIFTVKDNDEILVIPEKDIVYFKAEEKYVFLCTKNKEYYYNRTLKQLESEIDPEVFIRIHKSYIVSINYIKKFKRLFIREYIVELNDLKNTELKIGRSYLHELKEKFGF, encoded by the coding sequence ATGATAAAATGTGTTATAATTGAAGATGAAATTCATGCTTCAAATAGGCTTGAAAAGATGTTGGGAAATTTTGAAGATATACAGATATGCGGTAAAGCATTTGATGGAGATGAAGGCGTTGAACTTATCGAAAAAGAAAGACCAGAACTTGTATTTTTAGATATAAATCTTCCTGGAAAAAATGGATTTGAAGTTTTAAAATCCATTTCCTATGAACCATTTGTGATATTTATAACGGCATATCAGGAATATGCTATAAAAGCATTTGAAGAAAATGCTATAGATTATTTATTAAAACCATTTGATTTAAAAAGATTAAAAAGCTCAATTGAAAGAATATATGAACGAAAACCAAGAATTAAAAAAGAAAAAATTGTTGAAATCGATGAATTCATAAATAAAAAAGCGAACTACCAGAAGATTTTTACAGTAAAAGATAATGATGAAATACTGGTAATACCGGAAAAGGATATAGTATATTTTAAAGCGGAAGAAAAATACGTCTTTTTATGCACCAAAAATAAGGAATATTATTACAACAGAACATTAAAGCAACTAGAAAGTGAAATAGATCCAGAAGTATTTATAAGAATACATAAAAGCTATATAGTTTCAATAAATTATATAAAAAAATTCAAACGATTATTTATAAGAGAATATATCGTTGAATTAAATGATTTAAAAAACACAGAGTTAAAGATAGGAAGAAGCTATTTGCATGAATTAAAAGAAAAATTTGGATTTTAA
- a CDS encoding ABC transporter ATP-binding protein, whose translation MIRAKNLVKKFGDFTAVDNVSLNIKPGEIYGFLGPNGAGKTTTIRMLTGTLRPTSGEVEILNMNMKEKEIEIKANIGVVPDEPRMYENLRGTEFIEFIMNIYEVDKTEAKKRFDEICEIFEINYLDSFIGDYSHGMKQKLMVASVLMRKPKVIFLDEPTVGLDAKSAKLLKMLIEKYAKEGATIFMTTHILEIAEKMCDRIGIISKGKLIAEGTLEELKHLSETDEKQSLEDLFLELTGAGELDDIIKEL comes from the coding sequence GTGATAAGAGCAAAAAACTTAGTAAAAAAATTTGGAGATTTTACAGCAGTTGATAATGTAAGTCTTAATATTAAACCAGGAGAAATTTATGGATTTCTTGGACCAAATGGAGCAGGAAAAACAACAACTATAAGAATGCTAACAGGTACTTTAAGACCTACAAGTGGTGAAGTTGAAATATTGAACATGAACATGAAAGAAAAAGAAATTGAAATAAAAGCAAATATAGGAGTAGTTCCAGATGAACCAAGAATGTACGAAAATCTTAGAGGAACAGAATTTATAGAATTCATAATGAATATATATGAAGTGGATAAAACAGAAGCAAAAAAAAGATTTGACGAAATATGTGAAATATTTGAAATAAATTATCTCGATTCATTTATAGGAGATTATTCACATGGTATGAAACAAAAATTAATGGTGGCTTCTGTATTAATGAGAAAACCGAAAGTAATATTCCTTGATGAGCCTACAGTTGGACTTGACGCAAAATCGGCAAAACTTTTAAAAATGTTAATAGAAAAGTATGCTAAAGAAGGTGCAACCATATTTATGACAACACATATTTTAGAAATAGCAGAGAAAATGTGTGATAGAATAGGGATTATCTCAAAAGGAAAACTTATAGCCGAGGGTACATTGGAAGAATTAAAGCATTTATCTGAAACAGACGAAAAACAATCACTTGAGGATTTATTCCTTGAATTAACTGGTGCTGGAGAATTGGATGACATAATAAAAGAGCTATAA
- a CDS encoding radical SAM/SPASM domain-containing protein — MKPSKYNFIFEYEKNILIYNALSGGFAIIEPEVKKALSSEKDLEEFINKEKNKKIYKELKKGKFIVDFDELKYINFIYNSLKFEKKGLGLTIAPTMNCNFACEYCYELRKKVFMDKEVKNSIVDFVKQNINEINYLSVSWYGGEPLLDLKTIKELSKEFIKLCQSNNIKYTASIVTNGYLLNSKVAKELKNLEIKTVQITIDGPKKIHDKRRPLINGKGSFETIINNIKGAKEYFEHISIRINIDKTNEGKIIELLKYLKNEGLTEENCSPYLAFVDVSTEVCRDIEINCIDIKNRSEYMIERVKEAYEEGINIIKYPTPMYSQCGAVKPNSFVIDPEGYMYKCWHEVGIKALAIGNIKGNEKNKNFDRYLKWNTFNPLNYKECKNCKFLPLCMGGCPDKTLFKYNGIQEEGCTMYKYNLEEMLKMHLKAKLKKGFLPIPVK, encoded by the coding sequence ATGAAACCTTCAAAATATAATTTTATATTTGAATATGAAAAAAATATTCTTATATATAATGCTTTGAGCGGAGGTTTTGCAATAATTGAACCAGAAGTTAAGAAAGCATTATCTTCAGAAAAAGATTTAGAAGAATTTATAAACAAAGAAAAAAATAAAAAAATCTATAAAGAATTAAAAAAAGGGAAATTTATTGTTGATTTTGATGAATTAAAATATATAAATTTTATATATAACTCATTAAAATTTGAAAAAAAAGGATTAGGGTTAACCATTGCCCCAACAATGAATTGTAATTTTGCATGTGAATATTGTTACGAACTAAGAAAAAAAGTATTTATGGATAAAGAAGTAAAAAACTCAATTGTGGATTTTGTAAAACAAAATATAAATGAAATAAATTATTTATCAGTGTCATGGTATGGCGGAGAACCTTTACTAGATTTAAAAACTATAAAAGAACTGTCAAAAGAATTTATAAAATTGTGTCAAAGTAATAATATAAAATACACCGCATCAATAGTAACAAACGGATATTTATTAAATTCAAAAGTAGCAAAAGAATTGAAAAATTTAGAAATAAAAACTGTTCAAATAACAATAGATGGTCCAAAAAAAATTCATGATAAAAGAAGACCTTTAATAAATGGAAAAGGAAGCTTTGAAACTATAATAAATAATATAAAAGGAGCAAAGGAATATTTTGAACATATAAGTATAAGGATTAACATAGATAAAACAAACGAAGGTAAAATAATTGAATTGTTAAAATATTTAAAAAATGAAGGATTAACAGAAGAAAATTGTAGCCCATATCTTGCATTTGTAGATGTATCGACAGAAGTATGTAGAGATATAGAAATAAATTGTATTGATATAAAAAATCGTTCAGAATATATGATAGAAAGAGTAAAAGAGGCGTATGAAGAAGGTATAAATATTATAAAATATCCAACTCCTATGTATTCGCAATGCGGTGCAGTAAAACCAAATAGTTTTGTAATAGATCCAGAAGGATATATGTATAAATGCTGGCATGAAGTGGGAATAAAAGCATTAGCGATAGGGAATATAAAAGGAAATGAAAAGAATAAAAATTTTGATAGATATTTAAAATGGAATACATTTAATCCTTTAAATTACAAAGAATGTAAAAATTGTAAGTTTTTACCATTATGTATGGGGGGCTGTCCGGATAAAACATTATTTAAGTATAATGGAATACAAGAAGAAGGATGTACAATGTATAAATATAATCTCGAAGAAATGTTAAAAATGCATCTGAAAGCAAAATTGAAAAAAGGCTTTTTACCAATACCAGTAAAATAA